Sequence from the Anaerobaca lacustris genome:
AGGTCGGGCAGACGCTCGACCATACACGAACCTGGTCCGACCCGGACGGCGATCCGGCCCGCGCCGAGCTGCTCGACGGGCCCGACGGGATGCGCCTCTACAGCAGGCCCAAGCTCAACTCCTATACGCTGCTCTGGACGCCGAGGCGGCCCCAGGTCGTCGCGGCCGTCGTGCGCGTCACCGACGAGCCGCGTTCGGGCGAGCCGCTCAGCAGCACCGGGACGATCCTGATCCAGGTCGTCCCGCCGGCCCGACGCGCCGCGCCGGGGGCGTGCGGCGGCCGGCCGCAATAGTCGTTACGCCGTACCGTGTGCCCAACGGTCGGTTCATTGTGGCGGCGGCGGTTGCAGGCCGAACGCCTCGATCAGCTCGTCGATGATCTTCCGGCTCATCGCGACGTGGCCGCCGATGGGCTGGGCGTCGAGCACCGCCTCGGCCGAATACTCCAGCACTTCGAGCTTGTCGAACGCCGCCAGGACGCTGTCGCCGACGACCATGACGCCGTTGTTGGCCAGCACCGCCGCCGGGCTCTGCAACGTCAGCGTCCGCGCCAGCCGGGCGAAGTCGTTGTACACCGTCTCGAACGGCAGCAGGCCCACCTCGCGCACAAAGACGTAGCTTTCGGGGATCGTGTACGTGTCGATCGTTTGGCGACAGACGCTGAAGGCCATCGCGTTGAGCGGGCCGGCGTTGACGATCGCCGTCACGTCGGGCTGGGCGTCGTAGATCGCCTTGTGCGACAAAACGGCCCGGCTGGGGTGCTTGCCGAACTCCTTCTTGCCCTTGCGGATCATCACGATCTCCTCGGGCAGCACGGCGTGTCGGTCGAGCGGGTATGGCGTGATCAGGAACTTCTCCGCGTCGATCCGCGCCGAGAACGTCCCCGTCTTCATCGTCAGCAGCCGCTGGCGATAGCCCCGCTCGACGAACCGGCAGATCTGGTTGCGCAGCTCCTTCTCGTGGATCGTCATCATGCTCGGATCGTACTCGAACGCCTCCAGCGGCACGTCGCTCTTGCCCTGAAGCTGCAATTGCTGATCGGTCAGGTACGTCGGCTCGCCGAGTGTGTGGGCCTTGATCAGCACCTTGCAGCACATCTCGAGCGTCTCGAACTTGCCGAAGGACTCCTGGAGGTTCTGCCCGCCGCAGCAGACGCCGTGGTTTTCGAGGATCACGCTGTCGAAGCCCTCGGCGTATTTCTGCGCGATCTTGCGTCCGAGGTCTTCGCTGCCCGGCACCCCGTACGGCGCGAACGCCACCGTCCCATTCGACCGCCACGCCTGGTGGAACAGCCGCGTGTCGGGCACCTTGTGCGCGATGCTGAACGCCACCAGCGCCATCGGGTGCGCGTGGACGATGGCCTTGAGGTCCGGCCGGACCGCGTAGATCGCCTTGTGGAACGGGTACTCCGAACTGGGCCGGTGCAGCCCCTCGATCCGGCCGTCCGCACGCACGCACACGATGTCGTTGGCCGTCAGCGTGCCCTTGTCCACGCCCGTCGGCGTGATCCACATGTCGCCGTTCTCATCGAGGATCGACAGGTTGCCGCCCGAGGTTGTCGTCATCTTGTACCGGTAGATCCGCTGCATCGTCAGCACCAGCTCGTCGCGCGGATGAAGGTATTCATACTTCATAATCGGTCCCCTGCATTGCGTTTTCGGAATCTGCCCATTCTCTATACCGCCGAACGCTCCGCGCCGCAATGCCCCACAACTCCCGTCCTATCCGTAGAGCGTGCGTCCCCGCACGGCCTGCCCCTTCAACGGTGTTCAGGGCGGGCTCTGAGCGAAGTCGAACGGGACAAGGCGAGCGGGGACGCTCGCCCTACACATCGCCCCTGCCATACATGATGGGCCCGTGTGTGTGAAGGTGTCCAGTCCTGGGAACGGTTTGAGCTGCCACCCCATGCCAGGAGACCTCCACGCGTTCCTCGTCGGGCGAATGCGGCAAGTGAAACCTGCCCGTCGGCGCTTGATTCCAACCGGCGACGAAGGCATACTGTGGTGGTTCCGGCACCCCGAGACAGATCGGGGACCGGGGGACGCAAGAACGTGACTCTGAGGAGCGACCTGTCATGCGATACGCCGGCTTTTGCACTTTGGTACTCGTTGTGGCCTCTCTGTTTTCTTCCGCTGGGGTCCGGGCGGACGGTCGAACCATCGAGCGAACCGTCCTGATCGAGAAGATCTCGGGGTTCTGGATCGGCCAGCTCGTGGGCAACTATCTGGGCTTTCCCTTTGAGAACGTCTACGCCGATGAGCCGATCCCGGTCCTGGTGGATCGGTACTACACTCCGTTCAACGCCGGGGAGCTGCGGATCAATCGGAACGATCATCGGGCTTACGTGCCGTTCATGTTCACAGCCTTCGACGGCGCCTATTCCGACGACGACACCGACATCGAGTTTGTGACGCTGCACGCCGTCGAGCAGCACGGACTCGATCTCGACTACGGGCAGATCGCCGAGGCCTGGAAGCGGCACATCAACCGCAGGATCTGGGTGGCCAACCGTACGGCGCGCGACCTGATGGCGCAGGGAATGCTCCCGCCGGAGACCGGCAAGAAGGAGAACAACCCGAACTGGTTCCAGATCGACCCCCAGTTGGTCAACGAGATCTGGAGTGCGTTCTATCCCGGCATGCCCGCCAAGGCCGCCGAGCGCGCCGAATGGGGGGCGCGGATCACCAACGACGACTGGGGCGTGCATCCGACGATCGCCTACGCGGTGATGATCAGCGAGGCGTTTTTCGAGACGGACCGGATGAAGCTGGTGAAGACGGCTCTGTCGCACATCCCGACCGACAGCCCGTTCCACGAGGGGATGCTGGACGTCATCGGCTGGTACGAAGCATCGCCGGACGACTGGCGGGTGACCCGGCGGAAGATTCATGAGAAGTACTATCGCTACAGGAAGGGCGACTACGCGGCCCCGGTGTCGGTTGTCTCGTCGCTGGTGAACGGCCTGTGCGGCGTCCTGGCGATTCTCTACGGCGAGGGCGACTTCATGAAGACCGTCGGTATCGCCGTCAGCGCCGGGTACGACTGCGACAACCAGGCGGCGACCTGCGGCGGGCTGATGGGCGTCATGCTGGGGGCCAAGGCGATCCCCCAATCGCTCACACACGATTGCCTGCCGGGCGGCCGGTGGTCCAAGCCGTTCAACGACACCTACATCAACTACAGCCGGGACGAACTGCCGATCCATAACCGAATCTCCGACATCGTCGAGCGGATCGCCCGGATCGCCGAGACGGCCATTCTGCGCGAGGGCGGCAGGAGGATTGAGAAGGACGGGCAGACCGTCTACGTGATCCCATAACGTCGTCGTCCGTGGATCGCAGGTCTCAGTAGATCGAGCGGAGGCCCTTCTCGCTGACCTTGTCGACCAGCTCCTTGAAGTTTTTCAGCAGGACGTTCAACTGCTCGGTGCTTTCGAGGAGCTTTTCGTAGAGGCGTCCATCGGTGACGAGTCGTCCGGCGGTGCCCTGGCCGGCGTTGACCTTTTCCATTGCCAGCCGCAGTTGCGAGACGGCCTTGCTGACGTCGGCGCTGGTATTGACCAGGGCGCCGACGAGTCGCTCGGCCTTGACGTCGACGCTGGCGAGCGTCTCGGTGCCGGCCTGTGCGAGGCTCTTGTACTCGGCCAGCGTTGCCTCCGCGCTGTCCATCAGCTCCGTGGCCCGCGTCATGGCGGCGGAGATGTTCGCGGTCGCCGTCGACATGTTGGCCAGCGTGGCCTTGATGTTTCCTTTGTTGTCCGGGTCGCCGATGATGTCGTTGGCGTTGCCGATAAAGGCGCCGATGCTGTCGACGAGGTTGTTGAGCTTCTTCTGGCTTTCCTCCGGGAAGAACTCGCTGGTCAACCCGGTGGAGCCCTGGAGCGTCAGTCCCTCCATCAGAAAGGCCGTCTCCGGTCGATCCGGGTCGAGCGGGGGGGCCGGCAGTTTCTGCGGATCGACCTTCAGTTCGATGTAGCTGCTGCCGAGTCCTCGCGTCATGAGTTTGGCTTCGACGTTCGAGGGGATGTCGGCGTAGTTCCTGTCGACGCTCAGGACGACGAGGGCCTGGTGGTATTCCTGGCCCGTATGGAAGTCCTGGAGGATTCTCGGCGCCATCACGGCGGTGACTCGACCGATCTGGTAGCCGCAGAACCGCACGGGTGTGTCTTTCCGCACGCCGGGCGCGCTGGGGAACTTCACATAGACCTGGAAGGATCGGATGCGGCTGATGGCCGTGGGCAGCTCCCCGAACTTGAAGATCATCCACCCGAAGGCGGCCAGGCCCATGATGACGAAGATGCCGACAATGACGTCGCGCCGCCTCTGGGCGGATTCGTAATCACTCACCGCTGCTTCCTTTCCAATCCGTTCGGCCTTCCATGAACAGCTCGCGAATCGCCCGGAGGGGATAGCCGCTGTCGTTGAGCTGCTTGATCAGGCGGATGCGCTCGACGGCCTTGCCATCGAACAGCCGCCTGCCGGTCGGCGTGGTTTCCGTAGGCTCCAGCAAACCGACCATCAAATAGTATTGCAGAGACTGACGCGAAATGCCAGCCTTTTCTGCGGCCCGCCCGATCGGCATGAGCTTCGTTTCCTCGGTCACGTTGTTCTCCCCGTCGTTGCATGGCTGTGCTTGTCCCCACGGCTCTGTGGGTCGGCCGGCCCCGTCTCGAAGACAGCCTTTACGAGCGAGATGAACGAGGTCTGAACCTGCGCGAGCGTCATGGACCGCACGGCTTGAGGACCGTGTGTTGGGTGTTTCAGCCTCCGCGCCATGTTCGCCGAGATCATCAGCACGCAATCGTGGCCGGAGGGGACCTGTTCCTGGCTGAGGCGGAAGGCCTCGCGGAGCAGTCGCTTGAGGCGATTGCGAACGACGGCGTTGCCGCACGACTTGCCCACGGAAACGCCCAGGCGGGCATGGCCGCACCGGTTCTCGGCGACCCACAGAGTTAGCAAGGCGTCACCGGCGCGCCGGCGACGGTCCAGGACGGCCTTGAACTGGCGGTTGCTCACCAGCCTGCGGTTCTTTGGAAGCTTCAAACGTTTCAAGAGTCCACTGTCGGGCGGCTACTTGTTGTCCGCGGTGACGCCGGGCCAGCCGTCCGTGCGGAAGGGCGAGGCCGGCAGTCCCGCCTGGTTGTAGAGGTTGCACACGGGGTTGTCCGCCCAGGCGTACCGTACGGCCACCGGCTCGGCGACCTTCTCGCTGCGGACCACGACCGTCTCCCCTTCGATTCGCGCCTCGGCCCAGACGAACTTGCGGTCCGCGCCGGCGACGGCAAAGCCTTTCAACGGCCCGCCGCCTTGGGCGACAAGCCCGCCGCCGACGTGCTGGAAATGCAGCACGATCTCATCGCCCCGGATGTTCATGAAGCTGTACAGAGGCCCGGAGTAGACCATGTCTTTGAAATACGTCCTGGCCAGGGCCCACAGCGCCAGACGTTTTCCGACGTCCTGTTTGTTCCTTGGGTGGATGTCATCGGCGTCGCCAATGTCGATGGTCACGGCCATGCCGGTGTTGGGCAGCTCGAGGGTCATCAGTTGGGCCTCACGCAGCTCGGCCCAGGCGCTCTCGCCCGGTTCGTCCTTGACCGCCAGGTAGTTGGCCAGTTGGACAAAGAGGAAGGGGAAATTGTTGCGGCCCCAGCTCTGCCACCAGTCCCGGATCATGGTGGGGAACAGCTCGCGGTATTGATATGCCCGGCCGGCATTGGATTCGCCCTGGTACCAGATCGCGCCCTGGATCGCGTAGGGGGTCAGCGGGGCGATCATGGCGTTGTACAGGCCCGACGGCGTGTGGTGATGTCCGGGGCCGAGCGGGGCGTTTGGTCGTCGCGGCGCCGGCTTGCCCTCGGCCTTGGCCTTCTCGGCGTCCTCCTCCCACTTCTTGACGTTCTCGCGGTATTGGACCAGGGCCTTGGGGTAGTTGGCGACGGCGTCCTCGTATCGCTTGATGATCGGCTCGAACTCCGGGTGGCTCCTGAGCATGGGGCCGCTGGTCCACGCTTCCGCGGGCGTTCCTCCCCATGAGGTGTGGATCAGGCCGATGGGCAGCTCCAGGTCCTTGCGGAGTCGCCGGCCGAAGAAATACGCCACGGCCGAGAACCCTGGGATGGTCTCGGGGCTGCACTCGACCCAACGGCCCTTGCAGTCGGTCTGCGGCGTGTCGGCGACCTGGCGATCGACGCTGAACAGGCGGATCTTCGGATAGCGGGCGGCGGCGATCTCCTGCTCGGCGTCGGCAGAGTTCTGGACCGTCCATTGCATATTCGATTGGCCCGAGCAGACCCAGACCTCCCCGACGAGGATGTTCTTGACGGTGATGGTGTTGGCGGCCTTGAACGTGACCTCGTACGGTCCGCCGAAGGGGGGGGCCGCCATGCGGAACGTCCAGGCGCCGTCGTCATCGGCCTGAATCTGCGGGACGGCGTTGCTCCAGCTCATGCGGATCTCGATCTCTTCCTTGGGGTCGGCCCAGCCCCAGAGGCTGACCGTATCGCCTCCCTGCAAGACCATGTTGTCCGAGAGGATGGCCGGCAAGCGGACGTCGGCTTCGGCCGGACCCCAGGAAACCAGGCCGAGAAGGCAAAGCAAAATCAAGGAGACAGTGCGGTTCCGGGCGGCGATGGTACGGTTCATCTCAACTCCTTCACTTGCCTGTTTTACGTTGTCCCAAATGCCGATCCGGGCCCAATGAGCCGTTCGGCGTCGCATCGAATGATCCCGTCGATACCACTATAAATGCGAATCGCCCCGGAGTAAACAGCAAACGACACGTTGGACGGGTTTGGCGTCGATCTCGGCGTCGAGGCGTCGAAAAATTGTCAGTTAGACCTTTACCTGCATCCCGCCGTCAGCTATAGTGTCCTGGTATATGGAAATTACCCAGGGAGGATATTCCTATGGTGACCAGGAGTGGAATTCGATTGTTGTCACTGGTGGCGTGCGCTGCCGTGGTGCTGTTTGCATTGGCGGGGCTGACCGGTTGTAAGGAGAAGAGTCCGCCTCCTGCGGAGCCGAACGCGGCGACGGAGACCCCCTCGCCCGGCGCCGGCCGGGAGCAGGCGCTCCTGGACCCGCTTGATGCGGCGGCAAGCCTTTTTCGCGGGCCCTCTGTGAGCCTTCAGAACGTGCTCAAGGGCGACAAACCCTGGAGTCCGGCGGCCGAGTCGTGGTGGGGCAAGATCGTACGCGATTTCACGCTGACCGATATCGACGGCAAGGTCCACACGCTCAGCGATTACCGAGGCAGGAACGTGGTCGTGGTCGTCTGGACGACGTGGGTCGCCACGTGCCGGTTGCAGGTGCCGCAACTGAAGGAGCTGCGGACCGCCTATGCCGACAGGGACTTGGCGATCCTGAGCATCTCGAACGAGCCGCCGGCGTTGCTCAAGGAGTTCGCCGAGAAAGAGGGGATCAACTTCGCGGTCCTTTCCGGCGGGGGCAGTGCGTTGCCGGCGCCCTTCGGGGAGGTCCAGTTCGTTCCGAGCAGCTTTTTCATCGATCCGCAGGGCCGGATGAAGCTGGCGGCCACCGGCTTCGTGCCGGTCGAGGACGCCAAGGCGATCATCCAGGCACAGTAAGCTCGGTGATTTTTTCGAAAATTTGCCTGGACAGGGGGCGGCAGTGCAGGTATTCTACACCGTTTGTATGATTTTGCATGGATTCAAGGCAGAGAATTCCGAGGTCATAGGTCATGGCACATAAAAAGGGACAAGGGTCATCGAGGAACGGGCGCGACAGCAACCCGCAATATCGCGGCGTGAAGCTCTACGGCGGCCAGGCGGCCAGGGCCGGGGCGATCCTCGTGCGGCAGTGCGGCACCAAGTTCTTCGCCGGCTCCAACGTCGGTATGGGCAAGGACTACACGCTGTTTGCCACGGCGGACGGCACCGTCCAGTTCCAGGGGCGCAAGATCCACGTGCTCTGACCGCTTCGCAGTTCCTTTCGCGTGATTCCCAAAGGATGGTGATATGCCATCCTTTTTTTTATCGTCCGGTGGCCTGATGTTTGTCGATGAAGCCCAGATCTGGGTCAAGGCAGGTGATGGAGGCAACGGCTGCGTGAGCTTCCGGCGGGAGAAGTTCGTGCCCAAAGGGGGTCCGGACGGCGGCGACGGTGGCTGGGGGGGGCACGTCTACTTCGAGGCCGCCGGCGATCTCGACACGCTGCTCGACTTTGCGGGCAAGCACCATTGGCGCGCCGAAAACGGCCGGCCGGGCCAAGGCAGCAACAAGAGCGGCTCGGATGGCCAGGACCTGATCGTCCGCGTGCCGGTCGGAACGCTCATCTACGACAGCGACTGGAGCCTGCTGCTCAAGGACCTCAGCGAACCGGGGATGAGGGTCCGGATCTGCCGGGGCGGCAAAGGCGGCAAGGGCAACAAGGCCTTTGCCACGAGCACCCATCAGACGCCGCGAGAGTTCGAGTCCGGCAAGCCCGGCCAGGAACGCAACCTGAAGCTCGAACTGAAGCTGATCGCCGACGTCGGGCTGGTGGGGCTGCCCAATGCCGGCAAGAGCACGCTGATCTCCCGCTGCTCGGCCGCCCGGCCGAAGATCGCCCCCTATCCGTTCACGACCCTCGAGCCCGTGCTGGGCATCGTGGGCCTCAGCGACTTCCGCCGGTTCGTGATGGCTGACATCCCCGGCCTGATCGAGGGGGCCAGCGAAGGGGCCGGCCTCGGCCACGACTTCCTCAAGCACATCGAACGCACCACCATCATCGTCCACATCCTGGACATCATGCCGATGGACGGCGCCGATCCGGTCGACAACTACCACACGATCCGCGCCGAACTCGAACGCCACAGTGAGGTCCTGGCCGACAAACCCGAGATCGTCGTCGCTAACAAGATCGACCTCGACCCCGACGGCGCCGCCCTCGCCCACATCCGAGAGAAACTCGGCCCGGACGTTCCCGCCATCTCGGCCGCCACGGGCGAAGGGATCAGGGAACTCACCGAACTGCTCTGGCAGAAGACCAAAGACCTCAAGGCCGGCGCCTGAGCCCCGGTCGCCTCTGCGACCGTCGGGCAATCGCCTTGAAGAGAGGAGCGTAAAGCGATACAATCAGGTGGACTTCTCTTTTCGGGAGGATTACTGGTATGCAGGTGCAGTTAACGGCGGTATTCAAGGAAGTGGCGGAAGGCTATATCGGGTTCGTTGAGGAACTGCCGGGCGCCAATACCCAAGGCGCCACATTGGAGGAGGCTCGGGCAAATCTGGCAGAGGCCATTCAATTGGTTCTGGAGGCCAATCGCGCGTTGGCTCAGGAGTCCCTCGAGGGCCAGGATGTGATCCGCGAGTCCGTCACCATTACGGCAGCATGAAACGGCGAGACTTGATCCAACACATCATGCGGCAGGGTGGCCAGCTTCTTCGCGAGGGGGGCAGTCATACCATCTTTGTCCATCGCGGCACCCGAAAGGCAGCAACAGTTCCGCGACACCGTGAAATCAGCGATTTCCTCGCCCGCAAGATCTGTCGCGATCTTCAGATTCCGGAACCATAATCGCGCGGTCCGGCATCTGTATCTTGAAGCCGGTGCCGAGCCTGTGGGACGTCCCGTTCCCAAGGGAGCGGGGAGAGATTGACAGCGGCAGGGGAATCGGCTAAAAGCGCTGTTTATGGCGTCGAGAAGAGGCGCCGATTCGCAGATCTGAAGATCCCGAGTGTGGTGTATGAATATCGTAGCGGTGGATATTGGCAATACGAACGTGTCGGTCGGCCTTTTCCTGGACGGCAAGGAGGAGTCCATTCAGTCGCTGCCGGGGGCGGGCGAGGCTGACCTGCGGGATTGCCTGGTCTCCGCCTGGCAGAAGATTCCCGTTCTGGAGTCTTCGACGCAGGGCAAGCGGGACGGCGTGATCGTCGTCGGCAGTGTCAAGCCGGTGTGGACCGAACTGGTCCGCAGAATGGCCGGTGAATCCCTCGGCGAGGAGATTCGTGTCGTCGGCGAAGACATCCCGCTGCCGATGTCGGCCTGGGTCGATGAGCCGGAGAAGGTGGGCGCCGACCGGATCGTCTCGGCGGCGGCCGCCTATGCCGTGGTGGAAGACGCGGTCGTCGTCGCCGATTTCGGCACAGCGGTGACGATCGATCTGGTCGATGCCAAGGGTGTCTTCCAGGGGGGCGTCATCTGTCCCGGCTTCGAGATCAGCGCGCAGGCCCTGAAGGACAACACCGCGAAACTGCCCAAAGTGGTCGTGCACCGGCCGACGACACCCTACGGCAAGAACACGGCCGACGCGATCAACTGCGGCCTGTACTATTCGATCATCGGGGCGCTGGAGGAGATCGTGCGACGCTACGCCGAGGAGATCGGGCACTGGCCGCAGACCGTCATCACCGGCTCGGCCGCTGCGATGATCAAGGACGATTGCCCCTTCGTCGACAACTACGTCCCCCACCTCGTCGTCAAGGGCATCGTCCTGGCCTACGTCAAGCACCTCGAAAGCCAAAGCGAGATGGACTGAGATCATGGGTCTTTTCGCGGCCGTCATGACCGGACCGGGGGCGGGGGCGATTGCCACGATCCTGCTCGTCGGCGAGTCGGCTCACGGCGTTCTGTCGGACATCTTCCAGCCGTCCGGGAACAGACCTCCAATCTTCCAGGCCGGCCGCATTCTGCTCGGCCACATCGTCGACGGCGACGACACGGTCGATCAGGTCACCATCGGCTGCGAGGGACCGGGCACGTTTGCCATCCACTGCCACGGTAATCCGCTCATCGTCGAACGGATCATGAAGCTGCTGCAAGGCCGCGGCGTCGAGTTGCTTGCCGCCGAACGCCTGTTGGCCCGGACCTTTGCCGCCGAGCAGCCGAACGATTCGATTGCCGTCGAGGCAAAGTTGGCGCTTGCGAAGGTCAAGACCCTGGAGGGCGTCCGAATCATCGCCTCCCAGATGGAAGGGGGGCTGTCGCAGAAGGTCCGCCAGTGGTCGCTCGAAATCGATTCGGTGGCGGCGGACGAGATCGCACGCCAGGCCCGGCAGATCTTGCGTGACAGCGAGGTCGCTCGACCGATTGTCTCCGGCTGCACGCTTGCGCTGATCGGGCCGCCCAATACGGGCAAGAGCACGCTGCTGAACGCCCTGGCCGGATGCGAGAAGGCCATTGTCACGGACATCGAAGGCACCACGCGTGACTGGGTCTCTTGCGAGATTCTCATGGGCCCTCTGGCGGCCACCGTCATCGACACGGCGGGCCTCGACGCCGATGCGGTCGCGGCCGGCCGCGATGAGATCGACCCAGCCGCCCAGGCCCGGAGCATCGAGATTCTTCATCGCGCCGACCTGGTTCTGCTGGTCCTGGACCTCAGCCGTCCGGAGGTCCGCATCGACCCCAAGCTGCTCGAAACACTGGCCGGCAAGCGCGTCGTGACCGTCCTGAACAAGTCCGATCTGCCGCCCCGTCTCGACCCCGCCGCACTACCCGCCCGTCTGGGCGCGCCGGTCCGCATCAGCGCCAGGCACGCCACCGACCTCGACAACCTGATCGGCGCGATCGGTCGCACTCTCGGCGTCGCCGACTTCGACCCACACACCCCCATCGCCTTCACCCCCCGTCAGAAAGCCCTGCTCGAACGCCTGGCATCCGCCGCCGCACCCTCCAATCCCGCCGCCACCATCGCCACCCTCCGGCACGGCCCAGTCGAAGGTTGATCGTCGGTTGTTGGCCACAGGGCGCTTGGTATGGTATAATGCGGTCATGATTTCTCCGACTGACCGAGAGCAGATTGAGGCGATTTGCCGCAAGTACGGCGCCAGGAGGGCTCTCTTGTTTGGCTCCAGCCTTGATGCGAGCCGCGAAGCGCGCGACATCGATCTGGCCGTGGAAGGTGTCTGTCCCCGCGATTTCTTCCGTTTCTATGGGGAGTTGATGTTTGCCCTGTCCAAGCCAGTCGATGTGATTGACCTCTCCGGCCAGTCGAAGTTCCTTGACCTCGTGCGGCGCGAGGGAGTACTCCTGTATGGCTGATTTGAGGGAGCGAGTAGAATCTGAATATGAAGCCATTCGAAAGACTCTGGCCGCAATGCCGACGCATCGTCGGCTGGAGAGCCTGTCCGTCCTGGAACTGGCGGGCGTTG
This genomic interval carries:
- a CDS encoding GTPase, with product MGLFAAVMTGPGAGAIATILLVGESAHGVLSDIFQPSGNRPPIFQAGRILLGHIVDGDDTVDQVTIGCEGPGTFAIHCHGNPLIVERIMKLLQGRGVELLAAERLLARTFAAEQPNDSIAVEAKLALAKVKTLEGVRIIASQMEGGLSQKVRQWSLEIDSVAADEIARQARQILRDSEVARPIVSGCTLALIGPPNTGKSTLLNALAGCEKAIVTDIEGTTRDWVSCEILMGPLAATVIDTAGLDADAVAAGRDEIDPAAQARSIEILHRADLVLLVLDLSRPEVRIDPKLLETLAGKRVVTVLNKSDLPPRLDPAALPARLGAPVRISARHATDLDNLIGAIGRTLGVADFDPHTPIAFTPRQKALLERLASAAAPSNPAATIATLRHGPVEG